From the Streptomyces sp. NBC_00654 genome, the window CAGCGCGCTGCTCCTCGGACCGCCCCTGGTGGCCCTCGCCAGGGCCCTGCGCCCGGTGATCTTCACGATCAACGCCTTCGCCAACGCGCTGCTCAAGCTCCTGCGCGTGGAGACCAAGGACGAGGTGTCCGCGACGTTCTCGGACGACGAGCTGGCACGGCTGGTGAAGGACGCCGGGGATGCCGGGCTGGTCGACGACCGGTCGGCGCAGCGGCTGCGGCACGCCCTGGAGCTGGGCCGTCGCCCCGTACAGGACGTGGTCATGCCGGTCGACCGGGTGATGTACGCCAAGGTCGGCACCACGCCCGAGGAACTGGAACGGCTCTCGTCCGAGTCCGGTTTCTCGCGCTTTCCCGTGATGGACAGCGAGGAACGCATCCTGGGCTATCTCCATGTGAAGGACGCTCTGGACGCGACACCGCGCGATGTCCCCTTCCCGGTGACCGCGATGCGGCCGATCGCGCGGGTGCGCGCGTCGACCCCGCTCGATGACGTGCTGACGGCGCTCAGGCGCAGCCGTACACATCTGGCGGCCGTGCTCGACGAGGACGACCGGCTGGCCGGCATGGTCACGATGGAGGACGTCCTGCGCGAACTCGTG encodes:
- a CDS encoding hemolysin family protein, whose protein sequence is MIALQLFIGLMTLVVNAFFVGAEFALISVRRSQIEPEAEAGNRRARSVIWGLEHVSALLAAAQLGITLCTLVLGIVAEPAIAHLLEPVFDSVGVPHGLVHPISFVIALSVATYLHMLLGEMVPKNIALAEPARSALLLGPPLVALARALRPVIFTINAFANALLKLLRVETKDEVSATFSDDELARLVKDAGDAGLVDDRSAQRLRHALELGRRPVQDVVMPVDRVMYAKVGTTPEELERLSSESGFSRFPVMDSEERILGYLHVKDALDATPRDVPFPVTAMRPIARVRASTPLDDVLTALRRSRTHLAAVLDEDDRLAGMVTMEDVLRELVGRPQGR